From the genome of Candidatus Poribacteria bacterium:
GCGGCAAGTCTGACCACGATTGCTGCGTTTGGACCCCTCATGTTTATGTCCGGCACCCCGGGGCAGTTTATGCGAATCGTCCCTATCACCGCTATCTTGGTGATACTCGCATCGTTGTTTGAAGTCTTTATGATTTTACCCTCCCATATCGCCGAATGGGGAAAAGCACAAAGCCGACAACAACGGCGACATGTGTGGTTCGATCGGATCCGAAGACGTTATGTCCATGTTCTCAAAGGCACGATTCGGCACCGTTACGCAGTCGTCTGTGGTGTCTTCGCCGTTGGAATATTGGTCAGTATTGGCGCATTTTCTCAGTTAGAAAGACAGCTGTTCCCCGGCGAAGACTTTCCGCAATTTTACATCAAGGCGGAAATGCCACCTTCGTTTGGGCTAAAAGAGACCTCTGCCGCTTTAGCAAAGGTCGAGGAAGTCGCCATGTCTCTCCCGTCTGATGAACGCATCGCTGTCGTCACAAATATCGGCTTGGTCACACCGACCTCCCTGCTGGGAGGCTCAAGCATCCGTTCTAACGTCGGCGAAGTGCTTGTTGAACTGGTACCAAAGGATCAAAGGGTACGCAGTACAGATGAGATTATTGCAGGTCTCCGGGGGAAGATCGAGGCAATCAGCGGTATTGAAAAACTCACATTTGAGAAGCAAGCCGGGGGACCGCCACAGGGGGCAGATGTAGAGGTGAAAGTGAAAGGGGAACAGTTCGAGCCGTTAGACAAAATCGCCAATTCACTCAAAGAAAAATTGCATCAGATAGATGGCGTTTACGACATACGGGACGATTTTGTGACAGGAAAATCGGAGATCCGTCTGCGTGTTAAGGAAGATAGGGCACATCAGTACGGCTTGAATATCTTTCAAATCGCTTACAACGTCCGCAACGCCCTCGAAGGAAATATAACGACAACCTATCGCGACGCCGATGAGTCGGTCGATGTCATTGTGAAATACAATTCTGATGATTTGCAATCAATCGCCAGCCTTGAGGAGCTGCTGATTCCGGTGCCGAACGGAACCATGGTGCCACTCAGAGATGTAGCTGAAGCCCATGAAGAGGGTGGGTATTCGGAAATTCGTCGATTTGAGAATGAACGGGCAATTACTGTCACCGCCGCTGTGGACAGCAATAAAACCAGCGCCTTCGCGGTCAACCAAGTGTTGATTCAGGCTTTTAAGGATATTGAATCGCTTTATCCCGGTTATCGTCTCGATTTCCGAGGTGTTTTCGACGAGATCAATGAATCATTTGGTCAACTAGGCAGGCTGTTTGTCGTTGGAATTTTGGTCATGTACGTTATATTGGGCGCACAGTTCAAGTCGTTTATCCAGCCGGTCATTATCCTCTTTGCCGTGCCGTTTGGTTTCATGGGATCAATGATTGGATTGTTAATCATCGGCGCACCGTTGAGCATGGTCGCGCTGTTCGGCACCGTTGCACTGGCGGGAATCGTTGTCAACGACTCCATCGTGATGATAGACTTCATAAACCAGTACCGGGCACGCGGTTATAACAAGTGGCGGGCAATCTTAAAAGGCGGAAGCGTTCGATTACGTCCCATTATCTTGACCTCTGTCACCACAATCTGCGGCTTAATTCCAATGGCAATCGGTTTGGGCGGTAAATCCCCAATCTGGATGCCAATAGCGTACACAATTATCTTCGGTCTCTTCGCAGCGACCCTGCTGACGCTGTTTGTCATGCCCGCGCTATATGCGATAACGGCAGATATACGTGAGTTGTTCATCAGGCGTGAGCGGGTGGAGCCGGTATTTGAAGATGTGCCTCTCGTCGCGGGACGTGCGGACGATTGAAACATCAATTCTATACATCTTTTTGAAGGGGAGTTCCTATGTCGAATATCAAAACCGTTGTTAATGCTGACGAACTGCGAGCGCGTCTCGACCGGCTGCCGAGGTTGTATTTGGCAGACCTGCCAACACCGCTGCTTGACTGTCCGCGCTTATCCAAAACCTTAGATGGTCCACGCATCCTAGTGGGATGGCATTTGGCGGAAATAAAGTCCGAGAGTTCGAGTATTCCGTTGCGCCCGCGGTGGAGGGCAGATACGATGTCCTGCTACACGGTGCCGCGTCCCAGTCCAATCAGTCGCGGTTGACGGCGGCGGTTGCGGCGCGATTGGGGTTGAAAGCGGTTATGGTAGGCAGGAAGGACGCTCACGCCGAGCCAGTGAACGGAAACTTGCTGCTGAGCCACCTATTTGGGGCGGAGGTTAATCTCGTGGAGACCGCTGAGGAGAGGGAGGCGGTCCTTGAACGCTTAGAATCGGAAGGTCGTCGGGTATACAACACCAGCAGCGATGGATACTACCTGAGAAGCGTATCTTATGTGGATGGATTCCTCGAACTATGGGATCAACTTCAAGGACGAAACATCCAGCCCGACGCGCTGTATGTCTGCTCAGGGGTACANNNNNNNNNNNNNNNNNNNNNNNNNNNNNNNNNNNNNNNNNNNNNCAAGACAACGCAGAATCAAACACCAATCTTGCAAAGGTCGCCAACGAAGTATCTCAGATACTCGATCTGGATCTGGATTTTTCAGCGGCTGATTTTGAGAGTTACGGGGAATACGCCGGCGACGCCTACGGCGTGGTGACACCCGGCAGCAAAGAAGCGGTCATCTTGGCTGCACAAACAGAGGCACTGGTGCTAGACCCAGTTTACACAGGAAAGACATTTGGGGGAATGATCGACCACATCCGACAGGGACAGTTTACGACGGATCAAACGGTTGTCTTCGTACACACCGGTGGGACACCTGCCCTGTTTGCTTATGGAGATGAGATCTTAGGAGAGTTAAAATAACCCGCAACTTCAGACGAAAGGAGATCTCCGACATGAATGTTATCGCAGATCTATGCGTCGTCCCAATAGGCGTTGGTGTGTCAGTTTCCAAGTATGTTGCTGAGTGCGAGCGTATCCTCAAGGACGCGGGATTGAAGACCAAGCTACACGCCTACGGTACCAATATCGAAGGAGATTGGGATGTAGTTTTCGCTGCAATTAAAGAGTGTCATCAGGTCATCCATGAGATGGGTGCCCCTCGGATCAGCACAACGCTCAAGTTTGGCACACGCACTGACCGCGCACAGACAATGGACGACAAGATAAACAGCGTTGTCCATCAAATGACAGACGGATAGTCATCAAATTGCTGCTATATCTATCTGAGGCGGTGTATTGGGTTGAGCGCAGCGAAATCCCGATTTATCAGGGAGGGTGGAATAGTTATGGACCTGTTTGACCAGAACTTGCAACAGAACCGGAAACGATCTGGTCCGCTAGCACATCGGATGCGTCCCGACACGCTCGACGAATTTGTGGGGCAGGAACATCTATTAGGGCTGGAGCAGCCCCTCCATCTTGCTATTGTACAGGACACGGTGATGTCCTGCATTTTCTGGGGGCCACCGGGCTGTGGAAAAACCACCCTAGCGCAGATCATCGCTCAGTGCACAAAGGCGCATTTCGAGCATGTCAACGCTAGCACAACCGGGGTACCGGAGTTACGCAAGCAGGTCGCGGGAGCTGAAGAACGTCTTAAATTCCACGATCAACGGACCATTCTGTTCTTGGACGAGATCCATCGCTTCAACAAAGCACAACAGGATTTCCTGCTCTCCTTTGTGGAGGATGGAACGCTTGTGCTGATCGGCGCAACAACCGAAAACCCCTCCTTCGAAGTCAATGCCCCACTCCTTTCCCGGATGCAGGTGTATCCATTCCGTCCGCTAGAATCGTCCCATATCCGTCAGTTGGTCGACCACGCACTCACCGACACCGAACGTGGTCTGGGGAAGTATCAGATCTCACTCTCGGAGGACGCTATAGATGCGCTGATTCGAGTGGCTGATGGTGATGTACG
Proteins encoded in this window:
- a CDS encoding efflux RND transporter permease subunit — its product is MSVPKLSVSNPVLANLFMIIIIIFGVYAWIVLPRELTPEISFNSATVTTLYPGASSEDVEKLVTVPIEDAIEESVNNIDIVLSVSSEGRSLITIQFEEISDRDFDKEFQNLRTAVDRVNDLPTEILDEPQVEEIDISSGFPMLTIVVGGEISEDQMREIAEDLKDEILEIKNVSAVRLAGVREREIWVEVDPDQLKAYRLPIEQVINALRTHNLNLPAGTLEMGASEYLVRTMGEFSNLQEIGNTIIRARPAGTPLRVRDVATVSDTYEKPRTLSRVNGQPSISLSVQKKTEGNTIKLVEQIRELVERRKSDLPDGAELSAVNDYSVILRERLGILENNAVFGLILVVVLLYIFMGWRNAFFAALGIPVAFMATFFFLHWSGYSLSGVTLFGLILVVGIVVDDAIVVIENVFRRIQEGMPPKEAAITGAQEVSWPVLAASLTTIAAFGPLMFMSGTPGQFMRIVPITAILVILASLFEVFMILPSHIAEWGKAQSRQQRRHVWFDRIRRRYVHVLKGTIRHRYAVVCGVFAVGILVSIGAFSQLERQLFPGEDFPQFYIKAEMPPSFGLKETSAALAKVEEVAMSLPSDERIAVVTNIGLVTPTSLLGGSSIRSNVGEVLVELVPKDQRVRSTDEIIAGLRGKIEAISGIEKLTFEKQAGGPPQGADVEVKVKGEQFEPLDKIANSLKEKLHQIDGVYDIRDDFVTGKSEIRLRVKEDRAHQYGLNIFQIAYNVRNALEGNITTTYRDADESVDVIVKYNSDDLQSIASLEELLIPVPNGTMVPLRDVAEAHEEGGYSEIRRFENERAITVTAAVDSNKTSAFAVNQVLIQAFKDIESLYPGYRLDFRGVFDEINESFGQLGRLFVVGILVMYVILGAQFKSFIQPVIILFAVPFGFMGSMIGLLIIGAPLSMVALFGTVALAGIVVNDSIVMIDFINQYRARGYNKWRAILKGGSVRLRPIILTSVTTICGLIPMAIGLGGKSPIWMPIAYTIIFGLFAATLLTLFVMPALYAITADIRELFIRRERVEPVFEDVPLVAGRADD
- a CDS encoding pyridoxal-phosphate dependent enzyme, translating into MAFGGNKVREFEYSVAPAVEGRYDVLLHGAASQSNQSRLTAAVAARLGLKAVMVGRKDAHAEPVNGNLLLSHLFGAEVNLVETAEEREAVLERLESEGRRVYNTSSDGYYLRSVSYVDGFLELWDQLQGRNIQPDALYVCSGV
- a CDS encoding pyridoxal-phosphate dependent enzyme; the protein is QDNAESNTNLAKVANEVSQILDLDLDFSAADFESYGEYAGDAYGVVTPGSKEAVILAAQTEALVLDPVYTGKTFGGMIDHIRQGQFTTDQTVVFVHTGGTPALFAYGDEILGELK
- a CDS encoding MTH1187 family thiamine-binding protein, with the translated sequence MNVIADLCVVPIGVGVSVSKYVAECERILKDAGLKTKLHAYGTNIEGDWDVVFAAIKECHQVIHEMGAPRISTTLKFGTRTDRAQTMDDKINSVVHQMTDG